A section of the Jannaschia sp. S6380 genome encodes:
- the gyrA gene encoding DNA gyrase subunit A has product MNDEPETPENDDEDAGNGTGRVVMPHDGPQISIVDEMRTSFLDYAMSVIISRAIPDLRDGLKPVHRRILYAMHETGNTHDKSYRKSARPVGDVMGKYHPHGDSAIYEALVRMAQNFSMSLPLLDGQGNFGSMDGDNAAAMRYTEVRMDKPAAFLLADIEKDTVDMVPNYDGKDTEPSVLPARFPNMLVNGAGGIAVGMATNIPPHNLGEVIDACLALIENPDLSSEDLIEYVPGPDFPTGGMILGRSGIRKAYLEGRGSVIMRARTRVEEIRKDRYAIVIDEVPYQVNKAVMVERIAEAAKDKRIEGISHVQDESDRVGVRVVVELKRDATAEVVLNQLFRFTPMQTSFACNMLALNGGRPEQLTLRAFLTAFLSFREDVIARRTAYELRRARERSHILCGLAVAVSNVDEVVRTIRASADAPEAREKLMSRRWPAEEIAPFIRLIDDPTHTMNDDGTYNLSETQARAILELRLQRLTQLGVKEVTDELEELAAKIKEYLEILGSRARILSIISDELREVRDLFAVPRRTEITDWSGDMDDEDLIEREEMVVTITQSGYAKRTPLAEFRAQKRGGKGLSGMQTKEEDVVTTLFVANTHTPLLFFTTDGMVYKLKTWRLPQGGRTAKGKALVNLLPIQSGTGIAAILPIDRDEDHWDELQVVFATDHGTVRRNRLSDFANVMRNGKIAMKFEGESAGWTLINARIASHDDDVMLVTRSGRAIRFPATDVRVFNSRASVGVRGIRLGRDDAVVSMAVIRHFDATSEERVAYLKMRRAMAGLADDYENGAEGDDDEATADPDFSTDRYAEMSAAEDLILTITEGGAGKLSSSHDYPVRGRGGMGVSAQDKAARGGPIVSAFPVEMDDQIMLATSTGQSIRVPVDGISFRSRSAGGVRVLNARKGEKVVSVARVADNGEDEAVEVDGD; this is encoded by the coding sequence ATGAACGACGAGCCGGAAACCCCTGAAAACGATGACGAAGACGCCGGGAACGGGACCGGGCGCGTGGTCATGCCCCATGACGGCCCTCAAATCAGCATCGTCGACGAGATGCGGACTTCGTTCCTCGACTACGCGATGTCGGTAATCATCAGCCGCGCGATTCCCGATCTGCGCGACGGGCTGAAGCCGGTCCATCGCCGCATCCTCTATGCCATGCATGAGACCGGCAACACGCACGACAAGTCGTATCGCAAGTCGGCCCGCCCCGTGGGCGACGTCATGGGCAAGTATCACCCGCACGGCGACTCGGCCATCTACGAGGCGCTGGTGCGGATGGCGCAGAACTTCTCGATGTCGCTTCCCCTGCTCGACGGTCAGGGCAACTTCGGCTCGATGGACGGCGATAACGCCGCCGCCATGCGCTACACCGAGGTCCGGATGGACAAGCCGGCGGCCTTCCTGCTGGCCGATATCGAAAAAGACACCGTCGACATGGTGCCCAACTACGACGGCAAGGACACCGAACCCTCGGTCCTGCCGGCGCGCTTTCCGAACATGCTGGTCAACGGCGCGGGCGGCATCGCCGTCGGCATGGCCACCAATATCCCGCCCCACAATCTGGGCGAGGTCATCGACGCCTGCCTCGCGCTGATCGAGAACCCCGACCTGTCCTCCGAAGACCTGATCGAATACGTCCCCGGCCCGGATTTCCCGACGGGCGGCATGATCCTCGGCCGTTCCGGCATCCGCAAGGCGTATCTCGAAGGGCGTGGCAGCGTCATCATGCGCGCCCGCACCCGGGTCGAGGAAATCCGCAAGGACCGCTACGCCATCGTCATCGACGAGGTTCCCTATCAGGTGAACAAGGCCGTCATGGTCGAACGCATCGCCGAGGCCGCCAAGGACAAGCGGATCGAGGGGATCAGCCACGTCCAGGACGAATCCGACCGCGTCGGCGTCCGCGTGGTGGTCGAGCTGAAGCGCGACGCCACCGCCGAAGTCGTGCTGAACCAGCTGTTCCGCTTCACGCCGATGCAGACGAGTTTCGCCTGCAACATGCTGGCCCTTAACGGCGGCCGCCCCGAGCAGCTGACGCTGCGCGCCTTCCTGACGGCGTTCTTGTCCTTCCGCGAGGATGTGATCGCCCGCCGCACCGCCTACGAGTTGCGCCGCGCCCGCGAGCGGAGCCACATCCTCTGCGGCCTGGCCGTCGCCGTCAGCAACGTGGACGAGGTCGTGCGCACCATCCGCGCCTCCGCCGACGCGCCCGAAGCGCGCGAAAAGCTCATGTCGCGTCGATGGCCGGCCGAGGAGATCGCGCCCTTCATCCGGCTGATCGACGACCCGACCCACACGATGAACGACGACGGCACCTACAACCTGTCCGAGACGCAGGCCCGCGCCATCCTGGAGCTTCGCCTGCAACGCCTGACGCAACTCGGCGTCAAGGAAGTCACAGACGAGCTGGAGGAGCTGGCCGCCAAGATCAAGGAATATCTCGAGATCCTCGGCTCCCGCGCGCGGATCCTGTCGATCATCTCCGACGAGCTGCGCGAGGTCCGTGACCTCTTCGCCGTTCCCCGCCGAACCGAGATCACCGACTGGTCCGGCGACATGGATGACGAGGACCTGATCGAGCGCGAGGAGATGGTCGTCACCATCACCCAATCCGGCTATGCCAAACGCACGCCGCTCGCCGAGTTCCGTGCGCAGAAGCGCGGCGGCAAGGGCCTGTCCGGCATGCAGACCAAGGAGGAGGACGTCGTCACGACCCTCTTCGTGGCCAATACCCATACGCCGCTTCTGTTCTTCACGACTGACGGCATGGTCTACAAGCTCAAGACATGGCGCCTGCCGCAGGGCGGGCGAACGGCCAAGGGCAAGGCGCTGGTGAACCTGCTGCCGATCCAGTCGGGCACCGGCATCGCCGCGATCCTGCCCATCGACCGCGACGAGGATCATTGGGACGAGCTTCAGGTCGTCTTCGCCACCGATCACGGCACCGTCCGGCGCAACCGCCTGTCGGATTTCGCCAACGTGATGCGCAACGGCAAGATCGCCATGAAGTTCGAGGGCGAGAGCGCGGGGTGGACGCTGATCAACGCCCGCATTGCCAGCCATGACGACGATGTCATGCTGGTCACCCGCTCGGGCCGCGCGATCCGGTTCCCCGCCACGGATGTGCGCGTCTTCAACTCCCGCGCGTCCGTCGGCGTACGCGGCATCCGGCTGGGCCGCGACGACGCGGTCGTGTCGATGGCCGTGATCCGGCATTTTGATGCCACGTCGGAGGAGCGGGTGGCCTACCTCAAGATGCGCCGCGCGATGGCCGGTCTGGCCGACGACTACGAGAACGGGGCCGAGGGGGACGACGACGAAGCGACCGCCGATCCCGACTTCTCCACCGACCGCTATGCCGAGATGTCGGCTGCCGAGGACCTGATCCTGACCATCACCGAAGGCGGCGCCGGCAAGCTGTCGTCGTCGCATGACTATCCGGTGCGCGGCCGCGGCGGCATGGGCGTCAGCGCGCAGGACAAGGCCGCCCGCGGCGGGCCGATCGTGTCGGCCTTCCCGGTCGAGATGGATGACCAGATCATGCTCGCCACCTCCACCGGCCAGTCGATCCGCGTGCCCGTCGACGGAATCAGCTTCCGCTCGCGCAGTGCGGGCGGCGTCCGCGTCCTCAATGCGCGCAAGGGCGAGAAGGTCGTTTCCGTCGCACGCGTGGCCGACAATGGCGAAGACGAGGCGGTCGAGGTCGACGGCGACTGA
- a CDS encoding LysR family transcriptional regulator produces MRLEHWDDLKFVLAMKRHGTMSAAARHLETNVATVSRRIDRMSHELGLPLFEKRGPSFVPTHAANRLAAVAEELDHRLRTEVANLKAGDDQARIAIEISAPPAVHSHFVLPRTGEFSNYLPQVMLSLTDKVFAQGLGEADIQVRIGRPEGGRLKARKFRDYSLRVYHGRDHVLDGEWIGLSQRYPDSNVLRQIYPEAAEIPRYRVEEMPMALEMARTTGLPCVLPDFMVLPEHGLVLADLPENELQGELWITYHETRHGDSILRAVVDWFCGNTGGDAMRIASE; encoded by the coding sequence ATGAGACTGGAACATTGGGACGACCTGAAGTTCGTCCTGGCCATGAAGCGGCATGGAACGATGTCGGCGGCCGCCCGCCATCTGGAGACCAACGTTGCGACCGTCTCGCGCAGGATCGACCGCATGAGCCATGAACTGGGTCTGCCACTGTTCGAGAAGCGTGGCCCCAGCTTCGTTCCGACCCACGCCGCCAATCGCCTTGCCGCCGTCGCCGAGGAGCTGGACCACCGGCTGCGCACCGAGGTCGCCAACCTGAAGGCCGGCGACGACCAGGCGCGTATCGCAATCGAGATCTCCGCACCGCCGGCCGTGCATTCCCACTTCGTCCTGCCCCGCACCGGCGAGTTCTCGAACTACCTGCCGCAGGTCATGCTAAGCCTCACCGACAAGGTCTTCGCGCAAGGCCTGGGCGAGGCCGACATCCAGGTTCGCATCGGTCGCCCCGAAGGCGGACGGCTCAAGGCGCGCAAGTTCCGCGACTACTCGCTGCGCGTCTATCACGGGCGCGACCACGTGCTCGACGGCGAATGGATCGGGCTGTCGCAACGCTACCCGGATTCGAACGTCTTGCGTCAGATCTACCCCGAGGCCGCCGAGATCCCGCGCTACCGCGTCGAGGAGATGCCGATGGCGCTGGAAATGGCCCGGACGACCGGCCTGCCCTGCGTCCTTCCCGATTTCATGGTTCTGCCGGAACATGGCCTGGTTCTGGCCGATCTGCCGGAGAACGAGCTGCAGGGCGAACTCTGGATCACCTACCACGAAACGCGCCACGGCGATTCCATCCTGCGTGCCGTCGTCGACTGGTTCTGCGGAAATACCGGCGGCGACGCGATGCGCATCGCGTCGGAATAG